In Capsicum annuum cultivar UCD-10X-F1 chromosome 7, UCD10Xv1.1, whole genome shotgun sequence, one genomic interval encodes:
- the LOC124885542 gene encoding zinc finger MYM-type protein 1-like: MKDSPSAYYIHCFAHQLQLTLVAIAKKHVEVEDFFDHVTNVLNVVGGSFKRRDLLRHHQAKNLKQSLESGEAHTGQGLNQERGFQKSGDTRWGSHFKTLDNFLVIFSSIVHVLGLVEIEGSTSSNRNQAEYLLTKVRTFKFIFMLHLILKVLAMSNDLSKILQKKDQDIVNAVEFLNISKKRLQDMRENGWESLLNDVSSFCDSHDILIPKLDEPYFSGKSKRKCLDVCYSHHLRVEIFCAVIDVQLQELNERFDVVSSDLLLGMGSLNPVNSFSNFDKGRIMTLAKCYPNEFDDGKLRDLSYQLDTFIIHMRGGNSKFSNLQGIRDLANALVEANLVETYSLVYLLVKIILILPVATTTVERAFSSMKHIKNEVRNSIGDQYLNDRLVCYIERDVFANVSNDVIVDCFQNMKTRHGQL; the protein is encoded by the coding sequence atgaaagatagtcCTTCGGCGTACTATATTCATTGTTTTGCACATCAATTGCAACTAACACTTGTAGCTATTGCTAAAAAACATGTGGAAGTTGAAGACTTTTTTGATCATGTTactaatgtgttgaatgttgtTGGAGGATCTTTTAAACGTCGAGATTTACTTCGTCATCACCAAGCCAAAAATTTGAAGCAATCACTTGAGTCCGGTGAAGCTCATACTGGACAAGGATTAAATCAAGAGCGTGGGTTTCAAAAATCGGGTGATACTCGTTGGGGATCACATTTCAAAACATTGGAtaattttcttgttattttttcatCCATTGTTCATGTGCTTGGATTGGTTGAAATTGAAGGTTCTACTTCAAGTAATAGAAATCAAGCGGAATATCTTTTGACAAAGGTTAgaacattcaaatttatttttatgcttcacTTGATATTGAAAGTGTTGGCCATGTCAAATGATTTGAGcaagattttacaaaaaaaagaTCAAGATATTGTTAATGCCGTGGAGTTTCTTAACATCTCAAAGAAAAGATTGCAAGATATGAGAGAGAATGGGTGGGAATCTTTGTTGAATGATGTTTCTTCATTTTGTGATTCACATGATATCTTGATTCCCAAATTAGATGAGCCTTATTTTTCCGGAAAGTCAAAGCGTAAGTGTTTAGATGTTTGTTATTCGCACCACTTGCGTGTTGAAATCTTTTGTGCGGTCATTGATGTGCAACTTCAAGAGCTTAATGAGCGTTTTGATGTAGTGAGTAGTGATTTGCTACTTGGGATGGGTAGCTTGAATCCTGtcaattctttttctaactttgaCAAAGGTAGAATCATGACTTTAGCAAAGTGTTAtccaaatgagtttgatgatggaAAGCTTCGAGATTTGAGTTACCAACTTGATACCTTCATAATTCATATGCGAGGTGGTAATTCCAAGTTCTCCAACTTGCAAGGAATTCGTGATTTGGCAAATGCATTAGTTGAGGCAAATCTTGTggagacttattcacttgtttatttacttgtgAAGATAATTTTGATTTTACCCGTCGCTACGACAACTGTTGAAAGAGCATTCTCTTCCATGAAGCACATAAAAAATGAAGTGCGAAATAGTATTGGTGATCAATATTTAAATGATCGTTTAGTATGTTACATAGAGCGTGATGTATTTGCAAATGTAAGTAATGATGTCATCGTTGAttgttttcagaatatgaaaactcGTCATGGGCAAttgtaa